The following coding sequences are from one Nicotiana tabacum cultivar K326 chromosome 1, ASM71507v2, whole genome shotgun sequence window:
- the LOC107798523 gene encoding uncharacterized protein LOC107798523 — translation MPLSELMASMRAREAIAECLSELQSESHENQQKALLTLASITKSLADMDKIMFLNSVILSSTSAEPSRIAASLLCSLAMLDKNKAKFGVAGTVEALVKAISRPRGPASHHFLSTLAELVQFHGNCTVAVRAGAVPVLIKLVESSDCEDLAGTSLAILCLLARFEEGLTALKETEQIVLSMLEILKGRCMLSKEGAADILLRLFDESERCIRDALRLPEFSSVIADLSVRGSVRAREKASLLMKKLMEANVDIVYGDIGDKTATYLQW, via the exons ATGCCCCTTAGTGAATTAATGGCAAGTATGAGGGCACGGGAGGCAATTGCTGAATGCCTTAGTGAATTACAGTCTGAATCCCATGAAAATCAGCAGAAAGCTCTGCTAACCTTGGCTTCAATCACAAAG TCACTAGCAGACATGGATAAGATCATGTTTCTCAACTCTGTGATCCTATCGTCAACTTCAGCTGAACCAAGCAGGATAGCAGCTTCTCTACTCTGCAGTTTGGCAATGCTAGATAAGAACAAGGCAAAGTTTGGAGTGGCTGGAACCGTTGAGGCTCTCGTAAAGGCAATCTCGAGACCAAGAGGCCCTGCTTCTCATCACTTTCTGAGCACATTGGCTGAACTGGTGCAGTTTCATGGGAATTGCACGGTGGCTGTCCGAGCGGGGGCAGTTCCGGTTCTGATCAAATTAGTAGAAAGTTCTGATTGTGAGGATCTTGCTGGAACATCACTGGCAATACTCTGCTTGCTTGCAAGATTTGAAGAGGGACTAACTGCTTTGAAAGAGACTGAACAAATTGTGCTATCAATGTTGGAAATTTTGAAGGGAAGGTGCATGTTGAGTAAAGAGGGAGCTGCTGATATTCTACTCCGTTTATTTGATGAAAGTGAGAGATGCATAAGAGATGCTCTGAGGTTGCCTGAGTTTTCATCTGTGATAGCTGATCTTTCTGTTAGAGGGTCAGTGAGAGCTCGAGAGAAGGCTAGTTTACTCATGAAGAAACTAATGGAAGCTAACGTGGATATTGTTTATGGCGATATTGGCGACAAAACCGCGACATATTTGCAATGGTAG